CTTTCATATTTAACGCGGCCAGTATTAGCTAAGTGTGCATGCTCAGGACCTATTCCTGGATAATCGAGTCCGGCTGAGATGGAATATGGTTCCGTTATTTGTCCATATTCATCTTGGAGTAGATAAGTTAATGAACCGTGTAGTACACCTTTTGTTCCTTTTGTAATTGTGGCTGCATGCATATCAGTTTCAACACCTTTTCCTGCAGCTTCTACTCCTACTAATTCTACGTCTTCATTAATAAAAGCAGCAAACATTCCAATTGCATTACTTCCACCACCAACACAAGCAACTACTTTAGTTGGTAGTGTTCCTTCAATATGATAGAATTGATCCTTTGCTTCATCCCCTATCACCCTTTGAAACTCTCTCACAATATATGGGTAAGGGTGTGGACCAACAACTGAGCCTATAATGTAAAAATGATCTTCACAATGCTGTACCCAATATCTCATTGCTTCATTTGTAGCATCTTTTAACGTCTTGTTTCCGCTTGTCACTGGAATTACTTCAGCTCCTAACAGCTGCATCCGAAAAACGTTTAATTCCTGACGGCGTACATCTTCTTCCCCCATAAACACTTTACATTCCATTCCAAATTTAGCCGCAACAGTTGCTGTTGCAACACCATGTTGACCAGCACCTGTTTCAGCAATCACTTTAGTTTTACCCATACGTTTTGCTAAAAGAACCTGTCCAATGGCATTATTAATTTTATGAGCTCCGGTATGATTTAAATCCTCACGCTTCAAATATACTTTTGCTCCACCTAATTTTGTTGTTATATTTCCAGCATAAGTGACCGTTGTTGGTCTGCCAGAGTATTCTTTTAATAAGAAAGAATATTCCTCTAAAAAGCTAGGATCCTGCATTGCTTCTTTATGTGCTTGTTCGATCTCTGCTAATGGACTCATTAATGTCTCCGGTACAAAGCGACCTCCGAAATCGCCGTAACGTCCATTTTTATCAGGATATATGTTCATGTTGTAACACCCTTTCCTCTATCAGTAGAATCTTTTCTTTACTTTTTTTCGGTCAACTTCAATGCCACTAGATAGATCAATAGCCTGTGGATGATAGTTTAAGAGATTAGAAATATTCTCTTCATTAACACCGCCTGCAATAAAACAAATTTTATTATGTTTTTCTGCAAATTCAAGGTAAACAGGTACCGCATCCCAATCAAAGCTAACACCGGTACCTCCCCATTGATCTTTTGTTCTTGAATCTACAACAAATCCATCAACTAACTCTATATACTTTTCCATTTCTTCTAAGGTATGGTCATGATGGTGAAGAGCTTTCCAAATAAAACCTGGATATGTTTCACGAACTTGAGCAATTTGTTCGATCGTCTCATTTCCATGAAATTGAATCACATCAACTGGAACATGTTTTAAAACAGAATGAATTTCTTCTAAAGTAGGATTTACGAATACAGCAACGACTTTCTTCTTTGTATTAACTTCTTTTAACCATTGCCCAACCAAATGTGGATTTACTTTTCTTTTACTTTCTGCAAAGATGAATCCAATGTATTGAGCAATAGAATCTGAAACTACTTGAAGATCTTCAAGACTTTGGACTCCACAAAATTTCAATGCTATTTTAGACATTAAGACTTTCTCCAAATAATTGTTTTACAGCCAATGATTGATTTTCTTTTCTCATTAACGATTCTCCTACTAATACGGCTTTAGCTCCGTACTGTTTAACTAAATCTAAGTCTTCCTTTGTATAAATTCCACTCTCACTTACTAGTAATGTTTCTTCTGGAATTGAAGAAGCCATTCCTTCTAATTGTTGAATATTTGTTTCAAATGTTTTTAAATTTCGGTTATTTACTCCAAGTATTTTTGGGGTAATAACATGTAAAACTTGCTCTAAGTTATGTTGATCATGCACTTCTACTAAGACATCCAATCCTAACTCATATGAATATTGATAAAGATCTTTTAACAGAGCAGGTTCTAGAGCTTCACTTATTAACAATACCGCATCAGCACCTATTCGTTTCGCTTCATCAATTTGAATAGAATCAATAATAAAATCTTTTCTCAAAACAGGTAAATTCACAGCTCTTTTAATAGCAGTTAAGTATTCTCGTTTTCCTTGAAAATAAGGAGAATCTGTCAGAACGGATAAACAATCTGCCCCTCCTTTTTCATATGCAAGAGCAATTTCCACAGGATCAAAGTTTTCCTTAATTAAACCCTTTGATGGTGATGCTTTTTTCACTTCAGCAATTAATGCCATATCCCTGTTAGAAGTAATTAGGGCATCAAGAAAAGAGTGGTTTGGTAAGCCTTCATCTTCAGGCAGAATCAAATTTTTAACTTCTTCTTTTTTAGTTTCGATAATTTTATCAAGCATAATTTTCCTCCTGCTGATGCTGCAATGATTTTAATTGCTTTAAAGCTGTGCCATTTTTAATCGCTTCTTTGGCATATAACACACCCATACCTAATGATTGAACATGATTTGCAACATAAAGTGCTGCACCTGCATTTAAAGCCACAATATTCTCTGCGCTCTCTGGTGCTTCACCTCTAAATATTTTTTCGATAAGCTCTGCACTATCATCTGAATTTTGAACCTGTATATCATCCATAACCCCTTCTACAAGTCCAACATCAGTTGGATGAAGAACGTATCTTGATATATGTCCATTTTTAAGCTCTACAACATCAGTTGCCGTTGTTATAGATATTTCATCCAAGCCGTCTCGTCCTGTAACGAGTAAAACATGCTCTGCTCCTAACCGTTTTAACGCTTCTGCCATTTTTTCTGCATAATGCGTTGAAAAAACACCAATGATTTGACGTTTTGCATTCGCTGGATTTGATAATGGACCAAGTAGATTGAAAACAGTCCGAAACCCAATTTCTTTGCGTGGATTCACCGCATGCTTCATTGAAGAATGAAACATAGGTGCAAATAAAAAGCTCATGTTTTTTTCGTCTAAGCTTTTTACCGCTTCCTCTTTTGAAGTTTGAATATTAACGCCTAGTTTCTCAAGAACATCTGCACTTCCACTTTTAGAAGAAACAGCACGATTGCCATGTTTTGCAACCTTCACCTTTAATGAGGAAGCAACGATTGCTGCTGCAGTTGAGATATTAAAGGTTGAGGAGCCGTCTCCCCCCGTTCCACAGGTGTCTACAATATCAAAATCATAGTTAATAGAAGACATGTGCTTTTTCATCGATTTTGTAAAGCCAACCAATTCATCAACCGTTTCGCCTCTTAGACGCATAATGGACACTAAACTTGCAATTTGACTAGGTGTTGCTTGACCAGACATGATCGAATTCATTACTTCTTCAGCTTGCTCCTCAGACAAAGTATGACCCTCAATACATGTTGCTAGAAGTTCTTTCATCACGTTTCTCCTCCTCAGAAAAGACTTTTTCAGCCAATTGGATTGCTTTTAACATAGCACTCGCTTTATTACATGTTTCCTTCCATTCGAGTTCAGGTACACTGTCCACAACGATACCTGCCCCAGCTTGAACATATGCTACATTATTTTTGACTGTAATCGTTCGAATTGTAATACAAGAATCTACATTTCCATCAAAACCAACGTAGGCAACACAACCTGCATAACTTCCTCTCGCTGTTGGTTCTAATTCTTGAATAATTTGCATGGCTCGTATTTTCGGGGCTCCTGAAACAGTACCAGCAGGAAACGAAGATAATAATGCATCCATTGGATGTACTTCTTCTTTTAATTGAGCCGTAACCTTTGAAATTAGGTGCATCACGTGTGAAAAACGACCAACTTCCATTAACGTAGGAGTATTAACAGTTCCGTAATCAGCAACTCTACCTAAATCATTTCGTGCCAAATCAACCAACATATAATGCTCTGCTCTTTCCTTTTCATCGTTCTTTAATTCTTCTTCGAAAAATAAGTCTTCTTCAACAGTTTTTCCTCTTCTTCTTGTTCCGGCAATTGGATGAATTTCAAGATGTTTATTTTGAATATAAATAAGTCTTTCAGGAGAACTGCCGACAAGCTCTGTGTCATTAATTCGAATATAAAATAAATATGGTGAAGGATTTACGATACGTAAAATTCGGTAAAGTGAAAAACCGTCTGTTGAAATTGGTATTTCAAACCTTTGTGATAGTACTCCTTGAAAAATATCTCCTGCACGAATGTATTCTTTTACCTTCTCAACATCTTCTAAAAACTTGCCTTTTTCATAGTTTGATTGAATTTCATCAAAATTGACATCAAACGAGTCCGAAACTGCTAGTGGTAAATGCTCTGATTGAGGTTTTTGTTTTAGCATGCTTTCAAATTTGTTCAGCTTTGCTTCAGCTAGTTGATACGTAGCCTTTAACCTTGACTCATCTTCGGTACCATTTACTCTTTCGTAGTGAATAAAATAAAGCTGTTTTTCTTGATGATCAAATGCAATAACCGTTTCACAAACAAAAAACATACAATTTTGCTGATTTAAATCATTCGTCTCATGCTTTTTAACTTTTTCAATGATAGAAACTGTATCATATCCAATATATCCTACAGCTCCCCCAACAAAAGGTATCTCTAAATCTGGCAACTTAATGGCTAAATGATCTTGAAGTTGTTTAAAGGTTGTTGTAATGGAATTTGATTTTGATATCGTTTTTCTTTGTTCGTTCAGAATAGAAAACTCTCCGTGGTTTTCTTCTATAAATAAAAATGGATTTAAACCAATAAAAGAATATCTGGACCAGCTAGATTCTGAGTCCTTACTTTCCAGTAAATAAACAGCCTCTTCTTTAAAAAGTTGAAATAATTGAATAGGCGTGAACGTATCCACGATATATTTTTTTACGATGGGGATGGTGCGATAATGCTTGCTATCTTCACAAAAAGTGGAAAAAGAAGAAAAATTCATAGTAACTCACTCCTCCAATATGTTTTGGAGAACGAGTATTTAGGAGGTTATTAAAGGATGAAGATTAATAAAACACTAGTCTCTTGACATATATACTTAAACAAGGCTTAGGTGTTGTTAAAATTTAAACTAACAACATAACCTTTGCAAGCTATATGAATTAAAATAAAAACCCAAAAACACGATGGTTTTTGGGTAGACTTGTGCCTTTACGAAAAAAACCTCAACTAAACTTGACTCATTCTCTGCTACCCTAAACTATTTAACTCTACTCATCTACTTAATCATAATCTTCTACATTATGTTATTATAACTTTCTCTTTACTGTCAAGAATGATATAACACTGTTCCAAATTTTCTAACTACTTTTAAGAGTACCAAACACTGTTAGGACTTTGATAAATCTGGTCTTAACACTGTCGCACCTTCTAAATAAGCATGATAAATTTGCTCTTGCTTTATTGGTGTTTCTACTGTCATCATAATTCTTATGCATTTTTCGAGGCTTCCTGGAACTGGTATTTCTTGCATACACATGACCGGTACATAGACCCAACCTTCGAAATTTCTTAATGCTTTTGCAGGAAATGTTGATATCAAATCATGTGTTACCGTTATAAGGACCTGTGCGACGTTCTCAGGATCTACATTGTTTTTTTGGATCATTTCTTGTAACAGTTTTTCTGTTGCATCAATAACTTGTGGTTCAATATCTTCACCAACTGTTATTGCTCCTCGGATTCCCCTAATCAACGCTCTCCCCCGTTCCTGCTCTCTCCACTCGTTAAGTAAGGATTGGAGCTCTTCTTTGCTGAAAGTTGCAGAAGTTGTTTCTCCAATACGTTCTAATAAAATCATTTTAATTTGATTAGATTTTGTTTTTTTATCTTTAACCATTTTGGCTATTAATTGCTCATTTGTATATGAATCAGGGACCTCTACTGGAAAACCAATCGTAGCAAACCATGTTTTCAACTCACGGTATGGTAAGTCAGCTTGTAATAATTTATTACTTAACCAGGTGGCAAATAACATCCCAATTGCTACGCAGTCTCCATGTGAGAGTTTTCCATAACCAGCCTCTGCCTCAACTGCATGACCTAGAGTATGGCCAAAGTTCAAAATTTCGCGTAAACCTAACTCTCTTTCATCTATTGTTACAACGTCTGCTTTGATTTGAATACCTTCAAGTATCATTCGTTGTAACCTTTCAGATGTAATGTCTTCTAACTGTTGTATTTCTTTTACCAAAAATTCATAGAAGGATTCACTTTTAATAAGTGAATGTTTAATAACCTCTGCAAATCCAGATCGTAATTCTGTTACAGGAAGACTTTTTAGAAACTTGCTATCATATACTACCGCTTTAGGCTGATAAAAAGCCCCAATCATATTTTTTCCTTCGGGATGATTGATTGCCACTTTTCCTCCAACGGCACTATCATGTGCTAGCAATGTTGTAGGTACTTGTATATAAGGAATTCCTCTCATATAGGTTGCTGCAACAAAACCTGTTAAATCACCTACTACTCCTCCACCAAACGCAATAACAACAGATTTACGATCTAATTGCTGCTTTAATGCAAAGGTTTGTACGTCATAAAAAACATCAAAAGACTTAGCCTCTTCTCCGCTATTGATAACATATTTACAGATCGTATAAGTAGGTCTAATCTTGTCGATTAAGAAATCACTATATAAACGATCAACATTTGTATCTGTTACAACAAGTACTTTAGAGGGCTCTAGATTTTTTAGTATCCCTAAGAGTTCATTTATTGCATCTTCCCCGACAATAACTGGATAAGTTGAGTCTTGTGTATGGATGACAATTGACTTCATTAGAAATCCCTCGAATATTTTCGCATTTCTTCAACATTTTCTTTAATAAGATCCATACGATCCAAACCAAACTGTTCAACAATCGCATTTGCAATCTCCCAAGCAACTACAGCTTCCGCAACAACACTTGCTGCTGGCACAGCACAGCTATCAGAACGTTCAATACTAGCTGTGAAAGGTTCTTTTGTATCAATATCAACACTTTGTAATGGTTTATATAGTGTTGGAATTGGCTTCATAACTCCTCGAACTACAACTGGCATTCCAGTTGTCATTCCGCCTTCAAAACCACCTAATCTATTTGTTCTTCTTGTATATCCTTCTTCCTCATTCCACAGTATCTCATCGTGAACTTGGCTTCCAAACTTCCGAGCAGCTTCAAACCCTATACCAAACTCAACACCTTTAAATGCATTAATGCTCACGATGGCACCTGCAATTTTGCTATCAAGCTTGCGATCATAATGAACATAACTGCCTATTCCAGCAGGTAAGCCCTCAACAACAACTTCAACAATTCCTCCAATAGAATCTCCATTTGCTTTAGCATTGTCAATTGCTTCCATCATTTTCGTTTCAGCTTCACGGTCATAACATCTAACCGGTGACTCTTCCGTAACTGCTAACAAATCATCAATATCTTGATATTCATTGTTCTCTGCTCTAACTCCACCTATCTCAAGGACATGACCTACCACTTTAATCCCTAACTCAGCTAGAATTTGTTTAGCTAACGAACCAACAGCCACTCGAACTGTTGTTTCACGAGCAGAAGAACGCTCTAAAACATTTCTCATATCTCTATGTCCATATTTCATAGCACCAACTAAATCTGCATGACCTGGACGAGGACGAGTTATTTGGCGTTTTACCTCTTGCTCTTCTTCAGGAGTTATTGGTTCGGCACCCATAATTTTTGTCCAATGCTTCCAATCTTTATTCTCAACAACAAGGGAGATTGGTGATCCTAGTGCTTTCCCATGTCTTACTCCACCTAAAATTTGAACTTGATCTTTTTCAATTTGCATTCTTCTTCCGCGGCCATACCCTTTTTGTCTTCTTGCTAAATCGATGTTAATAGCTTCCGCAGTTAAATTTAATCCTGATGGAACACCTTCGACTATAGCTGTTAATTGTGGCCCGTGAGATTCACCAGCTGTTAAATATCTCATTTGCTCTCTCTCCCTTCAACGCACTAACGCTTTTAAGTACAAATATATCATAAGTTACTTTAAAAAAATAGCAAGTTTTTACTTCTTTTGATAAAAAAATGTATCTACTGAAGTAAGGTTAAAACGATCAGCATTAAAAATCTGCTCAGTGCTTCCAACAAAGAAAACCCCTTGAGGTTTTAATGCGTTACTAAATTTCATATATAAGCCTTCTTTAGCTTCTTCCGTAAAATAAATTAAAACATTGCGACATACTATTAAATCAAAGTTTGAATCAAAAGAATCTGACAATAAATTTTGCTTTTTAAATTGCACCGTTTTTTTAATATCCTCGTTCACAATATAATTGGTTCCTTCCTGCTTGAAGTGCTTCCGCTTAATATCATCAGGAACCTCATTTAAGGAACGTTCAGGATAGATTCCAAGTTTAGCTCTTGCAATGACATTTTCGTCAATATCTGTTGCAAGAACCTTTACTTTTGAAAGTGGAATCAATTTAGAAAGAATCATCGCAATTGTATAAGGCTCTTCACCTGTGGAGCATGCAGCACTCCAGACTTTCAGATTACTGTTCTTTTCTAATAGTCTTGGAAGAATCTTTTCTTCAAGCACCTGCCATCTTTTATAGTTTCGGTAGAATTCTGAAACATTTATTGTCATTCGATCTAAGAACTCAAAGTAAAGCTCGTTTTGCTTACTTATTCCCTCAAAAAACTCTGAGAAGGTTGAAAATCCCCTCTTTTCATAAAGTGAAATCAATCTTCTTTTCATTTGAGCTTCTTTGTAAAGTGAAAGATCAATTCCTGATTTTTCTTGATGTTTTTAATAAACAGTTCGTAATCTTGATCAACCATGGGGCAACTCTCCTATTACATTTCCTTTTATCCAATAGATGTTTGAAGATCTTACTAATAAATCAGGGGTTTGTTATATCACCCTGTAATCAGAATTATGGGTCTCTATTAAAACTTCTGATTTCAAATACCTTAGAAATAAGAATAATAATTTATAGTATAGCTTAAAATTCAAAGAATTTGCTCAATTTTTATAGAAAAGTGTGGAAACTTGTCAAAATACAATTTTCTGTCTTAGTGTATATAAAAAGAAGCTGGCATATGCCAGCTTCCGTATTATTAATAAATCCAAGTATTTAATGCCTTATCATATTCCACTAATTCATTGTCTTGGAAAAAAAGTGAGATTTCTCTTTCTGCGCTTTTAGTTGAATCCGAGCCGTGAATGATGTTCTTGCTTACAAACATCGTATAATCTCCTCTTATTGTTCCAGGTTCAGCATCTTTTGGATTTGTTTTTCCCATCATTTTTCTTGATAACTCAATTACATTTTCACCTTGCCAAACCATTGCAAACACTGGTCCGGAAGTTATAAATTGAACTAATTCATCATAAAAGGGTTTTCCTTTATGTTCTCCATAATGCTTCTCAGCAAGTTCAACAGGAATGGTCATTAATTTTGCACCAACCAATTGAAAGCCCTTTCTTTCAAATCTACCGACAATTTCCCCAATAAGTTGTCGTTGAACCCCATCAGGTTTAACCATTAAAAATGTTT
This Metabacillus endolithicus DNA region includes the following protein-coding sequences:
- the trpB gene encoding tryptophan synthase subunit beta, producing MNIYPDKNGRYGDFGGRFVPETLMSPLAEIEQAHKEAMQDPSFLEEYSFLLKEYSGRPTTVTYAGNITTKLGGAKVYLKREDLNHTGAHKINNAIGQVLLAKRMGKTKVIAETGAGQHGVATATVAAKFGMECKVFMGEEDVRRQELNVFRMQLLGAEVIPVTSGNKTLKDATNEAMRYWVQHCEDHFYIIGSVVGPHPYPYIVREFQRVIGDEAKDQFYHIEGTLPTKVVACVGGGSNAIGMFAAFINEDVELVGVEAAGKGVETDMHAATITKGTKGVLHGSLTYLLQDEYGQITEPYSISAGLDYPGIGPEHAHLANTGRVKYESVTDQEALDALEFLAREEGILAAIESAHALSAAFEHAKKMNIEESILICLSGRGDKDVHTLMSHYKEVGKA
- a CDS encoding phosphoribosylanthranilate isomerase; the protein is MSKIALKFCGVQSLEDLQVVSDSIAQYIGFIFAESKRKVNPHLVGQWLKEVNTKKKVVAVFVNPTLEEIHSVLKHVPVDVIQFHGNETIEQIAQVRETYPGFIWKALHHHDHTLEEMEKYIELVDGFVVDSRTKDQWGGTGVSFDWDAVPVYLEFAEKHNKICFIAGGVNEENISNLLNYHPQAIDLSSGIEVDRKKVKKRFY
- the trpC gene encoding indole-3-glycerol phosphate synthase TrpC: MLDKIIETKKEEVKNLILPEDEGLPNHSFLDALITSNRDMALIAEVKKASPSKGLIKENFDPVEIALAYEKGGADCLSVLTDSPYFQGKREYLTAIKRAVNLPVLRKDFIIDSIQIDEAKRIGADAVLLISEALEPALLKDLYQYSYELGLDVLVEVHDQHNLEQVLHVITPKILGVNNRNLKTFETNIQQLEGMASSIPEETLLVSESGIYTKEDLDLVKQYGAKAVLVGESLMRKENQSLAVKQLFGESLNV
- the trpD gene encoding anthranilate phosphoribosyltransferase translates to MMKELLATCIEGHTLSEEQAEEVMNSIMSGQATPSQIASLVSIMRLRGETVDELVGFTKSMKKHMSSINYDFDIVDTCGTGGDGSSTFNISTAAAIVASSLKVKVAKHGNRAVSSKSGSADVLEKLGVNIQTSKEEAVKSLDEKNMSFLFAPMFHSSMKHAVNPRKEIGFRTVFNLLGPLSNPANAKRQIIGVFSTHYAEKMAEALKRLGAEHVLLVTGRDGLDEISITTATDVVELKNGHISRYVLHPTDVGLVEGVMDDIQVQNSDDSAELIEKIFRGEAPESAENIVALNAGAALYVANHVQSLGMGVLYAKEAIKNGTALKQLKSLQHQQEENYA
- the trpE gene encoding anthranilate synthase component I; this encodes MNFSSFSTFCEDSKHYRTIPIVKKYIVDTFTPIQLFQLFKEEAVYLLESKDSESSWSRYSFIGLNPFLFIEENHGEFSILNEQRKTISKSNSITTTFKQLQDHLAIKLPDLEIPFVGGAVGYIGYDTVSIIEKVKKHETNDLNQQNCMFFVCETVIAFDHQEKQLYFIHYERVNGTEDESRLKATYQLAEAKLNKFESMLKQKPQSEHLPLAVSDSFDVNFDEIQSNYEKGKFLEDVEKVKEYIRAGDIFQGVLSQRFEIPISTDGFSLYRILRIVNPSPYLFYIRINDTELVGSSPERLIYIQNKHLEIHPIAGTRRRGKTVEEDLFFEEELKNDEKERAEHYMLVDLARNDLGRVADYGTVNTPTLMEVGRFSHVMHLISKVTAQLKEEVHPMDALLSSFPAGTVSGAPKIRAMQIIQELEPTARGSYAGCVAYVGFDGNVDSCITIRTITVKNNVAYVQAGAGIVVDSVPELEWKETCNKASAMLKAIQLAEKVFSEEEKRDERTSSNMY
- the aroH gene encoding chorismate mutase is translated as MIRGIRGAITVGEDIEPQVIDATEKLLQEMIQKNNVDPENVAQVLITVTHDLISTFPAKALRNFEGWVYVPVMCMQEIPVPGSLEKCIRIMMTVETPIKQEQIYHAYLEGATVLRPDLSKS
- the aroC gene encoding chorismate synthase, encoding MRYLTAGESHGPQLTAIVEGVPSGLNLTAEAINIDLARRQKGYGRGRRMQIEKDQVQILGGVRHGKALGSPISLVVENKDWKHWTKIMGAEPITPEEEQEVKRQITRPRPGHADLVGAMKYGHRDMRNVLERSSARETTVRVAVGSLAKQILAELGIKVVGHVLEIGGVRAENNEYQDIDDLLAVTEESPVRCYDREAETKMMEAIDNAKANGDSIGGIVEVVVEGLPAGIGSYVHYDRKLDSKIAGAIVSINAFKGVEFGIGFEAARKFGSQVHDEILWNEEEGYTRRTNRLGGFEGGMTTGMPVVVRGVMKPIPTLYKPLQSVDIDTKEPFTASIERSDSCAVPAASVVAEAVVAWEIANAIVEQFGLDRMDLIKENVEEMRKYSRDF
- the ndk gene encoding nucleoside-diphosphate kinase, with translation MEKTFLMVKPDGVQRQLIGEIVGRFERKGFQLVGAKLMTIPVELAEKHYGEHKGKPFYDELVQFITSGPVFAMVWQGENVIELSRKMMGKTNPKDAEPGTIRGDYTMFVSKNIIHGSDSTKSAEREISLFFQDNELVEYDKALNTWIY